A single Euwallacea similis isolate ESF13 chromosome 1, ESF131.1, whole genome shotgun sequence DNA region contains:
- the skd gene encoding mediator of RNA polymerase II transcription subunit 13 isoform X4: MTHPNFQTNGASLEDCHTNFFALTELSGIKWRKLTWSEPGGGSHGPGHGAHHQVPGEPLDDPVLRSYARCLAADILCVWRRVSGGPSRPPPDAFEPPPPPAQPPPLSLASAKELWIFWYGEEPDLNELVAPELNMSDCEQGSWESGLSYECRSLLFKALHNLIERCLLSRDFIRLGKWFVHPYDYPAPRFDPSDAENVDKEPYTIPPPTASHLSFSFAFFVHGESSVCASVDVRQHPPVRRLTRWHMQEAQANTGGIKVILAPFGLAGTLTGQSSRSPESTAKFLDDWSHFYPLDKSSSLTDSSVVEVVVGGAKMRYPSCYVMVTDLDDNGNQILSGVSNGPSATTAADRPTKPSTEPCLRVPLPTPPASPNVQINSRVPQLGPHTVSVEHINSMSRDTTAAQILPERTWQQCLCYPAEKGNKEEGNWDFADPARKANCTCVKPRKYLSSSSATKWCHSMSLLGQNPLTSRPQKPSKNRVPFHRRSPTPKVDSGRPPTPQSRPPVLQAQNSESRSNLGGSYTPQGGPPSYPRTQESMIVNSVGSPASVAPSPLQGPHSQPASVPPADATMPTLSPNPPISDQSPSLGVDKSHTPPDSVRLPPKSVESPAMSPGGVKSEPEIKSGDRRTAEVSEKSNGGFVALKRPVLSSKEYEVAMGEEEHTLDMLYDYSTQDAWFNHPVKRFKPDGKENKFNKKTDLYSMYQHNGISQSNDITSANTIKLDIKQEVVMTELESMRTNPQPHGVKRPGDPYEFEEDGNNPTNCKIDGFTRTPPIKEEPKDKKDNLLTIEGLQPSYDDLNQIFDNSDYTSSDEAIQIQTPPSSAGAPTNLPHDDPMPAKRLSGHGQTNLGGCPNVGMPPELSKMFPTPPSLEHNPIASPCGPLDIGQQDYPDLSITRIKQDIYPMMGSPQEENIEDWSFVFKPPTICKMVGSSKYAPLTNLPSQAQPIPGNCVYKPSWVQHMENSKHHQQQNANSGSGSGNNNNNGSTSNLNVNRNRTPTPSIPNNVHQNAGIFPPSPLHPPGFRPPPPPYELPSPANSNASSYLNKNLNSVEPVPTPQPTLRTPEASSLVLNILLTDTVFNIFRDHNFDSCTLCVCNASPKVVGNIRGADAGIYLLNSHSDKLHACAQPTSPYPGMGQPPPYGSMMSPQHHSEEDPIRCSCGFSAVVNRRLAYGSGLFYEDEMEITGIAEDPGDRKKSSLLALLTSLSWIKADATVDRDQLDSISHNVLDLICNQLVFIPNTANALCRAARYVRQVKTGPHSNPVHVLEFSDSNEVTCIALEQSKNLLENLGMCKLEDRLSKLNNSIGVHRWPFLRAPGPQCNQDIVRVMKSLQPLLQDAIQKKCQTRLWEAPSAVKGPLTWRQFHRLAGRGTDDRCEPQPIPSVIVGHDKDWLCLSPYAIQHWESLMLEPYSYSRDVAYVVVAPDNDAILSRVKTFFKELSTAYEICKLGRHSPITKVLRDGILRVGKTAKNKIGNEPVEEWFSLLGEGEASDMLKLYAQVCKHHLAPHLQQVPMDKTLLDPPTDNSVERPAPSPMPPPSTPDPSNGSQPSSSTPDKAPSTPKSDQDGDGLKDNPNFSNSSIESSHDDDDREAPSVVVYLVEPFSLNSNEPDMQRLAVLALLKCFQSVLAAVPENIRSNISVQIISLESIVELNKARERMRHSDHMRALALNIFSQCRRQLIHSNNVKSLTGFGTAATADLFLKNKDEKNKAPYKLFTPPYVLAPMRERVEGAEAFGKGSQDQSSVLYISYCLSEDQSWLLAVGTDERGEIFETVTINIDIPNRSRRKRASARRIGLEKLMTFILGVMSQSVRPWRLVVGRLGRIGHGELKGWSWLLSKKNLLKASRHLKELCNQCSMLYPSAVPCILSACLVSLEPDSALRLMPDQFTPDERFSQASVNSQLSTPQDISCTHILVFPTSATTQSSQTTFHEQQISGDLADDEFFKGFADEDITEGMVDNDIEDILNWDQIGYQSPTREDAGASSPTTLPCGMDGNLGPPSSVPKNQEPSEEVGVVLQQPLALGYLVSTAPTGRMPRWFWTSCPHLEGVCPAFLKNALHLHSPNIQQSSDDLFQQSAQVSNHPLDSQFTTDVLRYVLEGYNALSWLALDSNTKDRLSCLPVHMQVLVQLYHTAAALL; encoded by the exons ACCGAACTCTCCGGAATAAAATGGCGTAAGCTTACGTGGTCGGAACCGGGCGGGGGTAGTCATGGTCCCGGTCATGGAGCCCACCACCAAGTTCCCGGCGAACCCCTGGACGACCCGGTGCTGCGCAGTTACGCGCGATGTCTGGCTGCGGATATCCTTTGCGTGTGGCGGCGCGTGTCCGGAGGTCCATCTCGGCCGCCCCCCGACGCCTTCGAACCACCGCCCCCGCCTGCTCAGCCGCCCCCCTTGAGCCTGGCCAGCGCCAAGGAGTTGTGGATCTTTTGGTACGGGGAGGAGCCGGACTTGAACGAGCTGGTGGCTCCGGAATTGAACATGAGCG ATTGTGAACAAGGCTCTTGGGAGAGTGGCCTGTCTTACGAGTGTAGATCCCTGTTATTCAAGGCTCTtcacaatttaattgaaaGATGTTTACTATCCAG GGATTTCATCCGACTGGGTAAATGGTTTGTCCACCCCTACGACTACCCCGCTCCTCGTTTCGATCCTTCAGACGCGGAAAACGTGGACAAAGAGCCCTATACTATACCTCCTCCTACGGCTAGCCACCTGTCGTTTTCCTTCGCCTTTTTCGTTCACGGCGAAAGTTCGGTGTGCGCAAGTGTGGATGTAAGACAGCACCCTCCTGTGCGCAGGCTTACCAGGTGGCATATGCAGGAGGCGCAAGCCAATACTGGAGGGATCAAAG TGATTTTGGCCCCCTTCGGACTGGCCGGTACGTTGACAGGCCAAAGCTCAAGGTCGCCAGAGTCCACTGCCAAATTTCTTGACGACTGGAGCCATTTTTATCCCTTGGACAAGAGTTCCTCTCTCACCGACAGCAGTGTGGTGGAGGTTGTGGTGGGTGGCGCCAAAATGAG atatccTTCATGTTACGTGATGGTGACCGACTTGGATGATAACGggaatcaaattttaagcGGCGTATCTAATGGACCTAGCGCCACTACTGCCGCTGATAGACCAACCAAACCCTCAACCGAACCTTGTTTGCGCGTACCACTCCCAACTCCCCCGGCGTCTCCCAATGTCCAAATTAACAGCCGAGTGCCCCAATTGGGCCCTCACACTGTCTCAGTCGAGCACATTAATAGCATGTCTCGAGACACCACAGCTGCCCAAATCCTGCCCGAGCGTACCTGGCAACAGTGTCTTTGTTACCCAGCCGAGAAAGGCAACAAGGAGGAGGGAAACTGGGACTTTGCGGACCCTGCTAGGAAAGCTAATTGTACCTGTGTGAA GCCTAGGAAATACCTCTCTTCATCCAGTGCCACGAAGTGGTGTCACTCGATGTCACTCTTGGGCCAGAATCCTCTGACGTCGAGGCCCCAAAAACCGTCCAAAAACCGCGTTCCTTTTCACAGGAGATCTCCCACGCCTAAAGTGGACTCTGGCCGACCTCCCACGCCTCAAAGCAGGCCTCCGGTTTTGCAGGCTCAAAATTCAGAGTCAAG ATCAAATTTGGGCGGGTCTTACACGCCTCAAGGCGGCCCACCTTCCTACCCTAGGACGCAGGAGAGCATGATCGTTAATTCGGTTGGCAGTCCTGCTTCAGTGGCTCCATCTCCTTTACAGGGACCGCATTCTCAACCTGCATCG gTGCCTCCTGCAGATGCAACGATGCCCACTCTCTCACCAAACCCTCCTATATCCGATCAGTCTCCATCCCTCGGTGTTGACAAATCGCACACTCCTCCTGACAGCGTGCGATTACCACCTAAAAGTGTGGAAAGTCCAGCAATGAGCCCTGGAGGCGTGAAAAGCGAGCCCGAAATTAAATCCGGTGACAGGCGGACAGCTGAGGTTTCCGAAAAGTCCAATGGAGGCTTCGTGGCACTAAAACGACCTGTGCTATCGAGTAAAG AATATGAAGTTGCCATGGGAGAAGAGGAACACACCTTGGACATGCTTTATGACTACTCGACTCAGGACGCGTGGTTCAACCATCCAGTGAAGAGGTTTAAGCCGGATGGTAAAGAAAACAAgtttaacaagaaaactgatCTCTATTCAATGTACCAACACAACGGTATCAGTCAGAGCAACGATATTACTAGTGCGAATACCATTAAGCTGGATATAAAACAGGAAGTAGTGATG ACTGAGTTGGAGTCGATGCGAACAAATCCGCAGCCTCACGGCGTAAAACGACCGGGCGATCCTTATGAATTCGAGGAGGATGGAAACAACCCCACTAACTGCAAAATTGACGGTTTTACGCGGACACCGCCTATTAAGGAGGAGCCCAAAGACAAGAAGGACAATTTGCTTACCATTGAGGGACTGCAGCCGTCTTACGACGATTTGAATCAGATTTTCGACAATTCTGATTATACGAGCAGTGACGAAGCG ATCCAAATCCAAACACCACCAAGTTCAGCTGGAGCCCCCACTAATTTACCGCACGACGATCCAATGCCTGCTAAGCGGCTCTCTGGACACGGCCAAACCAACCTGGGTGGTTGTCCCAATGTAGGGATGCCTCCGGAACTAAGCAAAATGTTTCCCACGCCGCCTAGTCTGGAACATAATCCCATCGCATCTCCTTGCGGCCCTTTAGACATCGGCCAACAAGACTATCCGGATCTCTCTATAACCCGGATAAAGCAGGACATTTACCCTATGATGGGCAGTCCACAGGAGGAGAATATAG AAGATTGGAGCTTCGTGTTCAAACCTCCGACGATCTGCAAGATGGTGGGGAGCAGCAAGTATGCTCCGCTGACCAACTTACCCAGCCAGGCGCAGCCAATTCCTGGGAATTGCGTGTACAAACCATCGTGGGTGCAGCATATGGAGAACAGCAAGCACCATCAACAGCAGAATGCAAATAGTGGCAGTGGTAGCGggaataacaacaataatggCAGTACCAGCAACCTAAATGTTAATAGAAATCGGACACCCACGCCTTCTATACCGAATAACGTGCACCAAAACGCAGGCATTTTTCCTCCTAGTCCTCTACATCCTCCAG gTTTCCGACCACCTCCGCCTCCTTATGAGCTTCCTTCGCCCGCCAATTCTAACGCGTCTTCATATCTCAATAAAAACCTAAATTCAGTGGAACCTGTGCCGACTCCACAGCCAACTCTACGAACTCCCGAAGCCAGCTCATTGGTACTCAACATCCTGCTAACTGATACCGTTTTCAACATCTTTAGGGATCACAATTTCGATAGTTGTACACTGTGTGTTTGCAACGCTAGTCCAAAG GTTGTTGGTAACATCCGAGGTGCCGATGCCGGTATCTACTTGCTAAATTCGCACAGTGATAAGCTACATGCGTGCGCTCAACCTACTAGTCCCTATCCGGGCATGGGCCAACCTCCCCCCTACGGGAGCATGATGTCGCCCCAACATCACTCGGAAGAAGACCCTATCAGATGCAGTTGCGGATTTTCCGCAGTCGTCAACAGGCGGCTTGCCTATGGCAGTGGTCTGTTTTATGAGGACGAAATGGAGATTACTG GCATTGCAGAAGATCCAGGAGATCGCAAAAAATCCTCTCTACTCGCTCTGCTCACATCCCTGAGTTGGATCAAAGCGGATGCCACCGTGGATCGTGACCAACTTGATTCTATTTCCCATAATGTTCTGGATTTGATATGCAACCAGCTAGTTTTCATACCAAACACTGCCAACGCGCTGTGCAGAGCGGCGCGTTACGTCCGGCAAGTTAAGACGGGGCCGCATTCAAATCCGGTGCACGTTCTTGAATTTTCCGACAGTAACGAAGTGACCTGTATTGCGTTGGAGCAAAGCAAGAACCTTTTGGAAAACTTGGGGATGTGCAAG CTTGAAGACCGCTTATCGAAGTTAAATAACTCCATCGGAGTGCATCGATGGCCATTCTTGCGAGCTCCTGGGCCTCAGTGCAATCAAGACATAGTGAGAGTGATGAAGTCGTTACAACCGCTTTTGCAAGACGCGATccagaaaaaatgtcaaacgAGGCTGTGGGAGGCGCCGTCCGCCGTCAAAGGTCCATTGACGTGGCGGCAATTCCATCGATTGGCGGGCAGAG GTACTGATGACCGTTGCGAACCCCAACCGATCCCTTCGGTGATAGTGGGACATGACAAAGATTGGCTGTGTTTATCCCCCTATGCGATTCAGCATTGGGAAAGTTTAATGTTGGAGCCCTACTCCTATTCTCGAGATGTGGCTTACGTGGTTGTCGCCCCTGACAACGACGCCATTTTATCTCGGGTCAAGACCTTCtttaag GAATTATCAACTGCCtatgaaatttgcaaattggGCCGTCACAGTCCGATTACCAAAGTCTTGCGGGACGGCATTTTGAGGGTGGGCAAGACCGCAAAGAACAAAATTGGCAACGAACCGGTGGAAGAGTGGTTTAGCCTACTCGGTGAAGGCGAAGCGAGTGATATGCTGAAACTTTACGCGCAAGTATGCAAGCACCACTTGGCACCTCATCTTCAACAAGTTCCTATGGATAAAACACTACTCGATCCACCCACGGACAACTCGGTGGAAAGGCCGGCGCCCAGTCCCATGCCACCTCCGAGCACACCGGATCCTAGTAATGGGTCTCAACCGTCTAGTTCCACACCTGATAAAGCACCCTCGACACCTAAGAGCGATCAAG atgGCGACGGCCTGAAAGATAATCCTAACTTCTCAAACAGCAGCATCGAGTCATCTCATGACGATGATGACCGCGAAGCTCCCTCTGTCGTTGTTTATTTGGTGGAGCCATTCAGTTTGAACTCGAATGAGCCAGATATGCAACGTTTGGCCGTGCTCGCCTTGTTGAAGTGCTTCCAAAGCGTCCTGGCCGCCGTACCTGAAAACATTAGGAGTAATATTAGTGTACAG ATAATTTCATTAGAAAGCATAGTCGAATTGAACAAAGCCAGAGAAAGGATGAGACACAGTGACCACATGAGGGCACTGGCGCTTAACATCTTTTCGCAGTGCCGCAGACAGCTAATCCATTCGAATAACGTCAAATCGCTCACAGGATTCGGCACCGCAGCCACCGCCGACTTGTTTTTGAAGAACAAAGAC GAAAAGAACAAAGCTCCCTACAAACTTTTCACCCCTCCCTACGTGTTGGCTCCTATGCGTGAACGCGTGGAGGGTGCCGAGGCCTTCGGCAAAGGTTCCCAGGACCAATCTTCCGTATTGTATATCTCCTACTGCCTGTCCGAGGACCAAAGTTGGTTGCTGGCTGTGGGTACGGACGAAAGGGGCGAGATTTTCGAGACAGTCACCATCAACATAGATATACCGAACAGAAGCAGGCGAAAAAGGGCATCGGCGCGCAGGATCGGGCTAGAGAAGCTGATGACGTTCATTTTGGGCGTTATGTCGCAGAGTGTGAGGCCCTGGAGGTTGGTGGTCGGCAGACTCGGAAGGATCG GACACGGTGAATTGAAAGGTTGGAGTTGGTTACTGAGCAAAAAGAACCTTCTGAAAGCATCTCGGCACCTGAAAGAACTATGCAATCAGTGTTCCATGCTGTACCCCAGCGCTGTGCCCTGTATACTGTCTGCGTGCTTGGTCAGTCTCGAGCCCGATTCGGCATTGCGGTTGATGCCCGACCAATTCACCCCCGATGAACGATTTAGCCAAGCCAGCGTTAACTCTCAACTGTCCACACCGCAGGACATTTCGTGCACCCATATTCTAGTATTTCCTACCAGTGCTACCACTCAATCGTCACAAACGACTTTTCAC GAACAACAGATTTCTGGCGACTTAGCCGACGACGAGTTCTTCAAGGGCTTCGCCGATGAAGACATAACTGAAGGCATGGTCGATAATGATATCGAAGACATTTTGAACTGGGACCAGATTGGTTATCAGTCGCCGACGCGGGAAGATGCGGGCGCCAGCAGCCCGACGACGCTTCCTTGCGGAATGGATGGTAATCTGGGTCCGCCCAGTAGCGTACCGAAAAATCAAGAACCCAGCGAGGaa GTGGGAGTAGTGTTACAACAACCCTTAGCATTGGGGTACCTAGTATCGACAGCTCCTACTGGAAGAATGCCTCGGTGGTTCTGGACGTCCTGCCCTCACTTAGAGGGCGTTTGCCCCGCTTTCCTGAAAAACGCCCTTCATTTGCACAGCCCCAACATACAGCAGAGCAGCGACGATTTATTTCAGCAGTCGGCACAAGTCAGCAACCACCCGCTTGACTCTCAATTCACCACCGACGTGTTAAG ATACGTTCTGGAGGGTTACAACGCCCTTTCGTGGCTTGCTCTAGACTCCAACACGAAGGACCGTCTGTCCTGTCTACCCGTACACATGCAGGTTCTAGTTCAGCTTTACCATACCGCAGCGGCCCTCTTGTAA